From Ndongobacter massiliensis:
AAAACTGCAATTTTTCACTTCGCTTTTCGTTGGGGAATGATTTTCAACGGTATTTTGTTATTGATCTTTTTGCCGTTGCTGTTTTTCTCGACCGTATTTGCCGACGGAACCTATGCTACTGCGCGGATGTATATTTTAGTCGCCTGTCTTTTGCCTTCACTGACCTACGGGCTGGATCTCGTTTTGGTCTATATGCGATCAAATTTTATGAATCGGGCGTTTGCACGTATTTCCGTGCTTTACACGCTCTTTTATGCCGGATTTCAAATTCTTTTTGCGTTTTTCGCAGCCATCCGCGGGGTCATCATCGGTCGTTATATTGCGGTCTCTGCGATTGTTGCTATCGGTCTTTTCATTTTGCATCGCGAGAAAGTGTTGACGAAAGAGCCACCTTTGCTATCGTCCGATCATAAAAAGGAACTGTGGCGTTATGGACTCGGCTCCATGTTTGCTAATGCACTTTCCATGATTATGCCCTTGAATGAGACCTTAGTAATCAACATGGCATTGCAGGATTTGTCGACGACAGCTTACTATAAGGCGGCATCGACGGTACCGAGTAATATTCAATATGTGGCACTTTCCGTAGCCACCTTTATTTATCCTTATTTTGCGAAAAATACGGGTAAGACGAAATGGGTTAAAAAATACAGTCTGCTGACTTTAGCCGGCATGAGTGTGATTATGGGTACAGCCGTCGTGGTCGGCTTTTTTGCAAGCCCCTATATCATCCGTATTATTTACGGAAAAGACTACCTGCCCGCGGTCCCCATTATGCAGGCCATGTGGGTTGCTTACGCTCTAAACTCCGCACTACGTATACCTTTGGGCAATATCTTGGCGGCAATGGGGGAATTGCGCTTTAATATCATTTTGTCTGCAGTGACCTGCATTATGCACTTTGGCTTGGACTGGTTTTTTATTTCCAACATGGGGATCAGCGGCGCAGCCTATGCCTTGACAATTTCTTATGCACTCTCGGGCACGGCAAGCTTCGCATATCTACTTTATTATTGTCGGCGCGTCAGAAGGAATGAGAGCTTATAGAAAAGTAAATCAGACATATAAAAAGGGCATTCCACAGAGGAAGGCCCTTTTTAGTGCAGTTTTTTTCTTTACGGCATAACCGTCACCGGCATGCCGGTGTAGGTGCAATCCCATACTTGAGGCATACGCCAGGACGGGACATTGACACAGCCGTGGCTGCCGACATAGTAGTTTGCGTCGCTGTCCATATAAAAGTTTCCGCCGCTTTGCCAACCGGCGTCGTGAATACCGTAACTCGGATAGAATTGTATCCAGTAACTGACGGGTGTAGCATAATCATCTCCGCGCAACACGACATCCCGAGCCTTACCCATGACACTGAAAAAACCGGTTACCGTTGGAGTGCCGGGCTTTCCGGTAATTACCGGCGTTTCCATGGCAAGCTGTCCGTTATTAAAGATCCACATGTATTGATTTGTAATACTGACGAGCACATGATTGCGTCCGACATCGCGAACATTCGGCAGATTTCCATTGGCGTATTTGATCTTCAGGCGATGCCCGTCGTAGGAAAAACGCCGGAAATTCCAAATTTCGCGAAGTAGAGTGCCCGCACCAGTTTCATCAAAATAATAAGCGTCATTGTTAAATGTGAGATACACATTGGTGCGCATATGAGGACGGGAAGCATGTTCGTCGAAATAGTATTTTCTTCCGTTGATGGTTTGCAATCCGCGATAAACAACCCCATTGGATCCGGCATAGTACGTTTTACCCTCTGAAGAAAACCAGCCTGTCTGCGCAATGCCGGAGGTGCCAAAATAATATAGTTTTCCCTCAATGGTTTGCCATCCGCTCCTGTTTTCCCGAATGCCCTCGGCGTCAAAACGATAGGGAACTCCATGGACGTACAATGTAGTATTCTTTGCGAGAGTGCCGTCTGCCTGACAATAATAGTACGTTGAAGCAAATGAAAGCCACCCGTTCTTTCGAAGTGTGTGATTTGGCATGGCGTAGTAGGTATTATCGCCCTTTGTCAACCAGCCCGTAACGGAATACAGATCACCGTTTTCCGGTGCATAATAGAGATATCCGTTAAATGTGACAAATCGATTTTTTTGTAGACTTCCATCGGAGCCCATGTAGTAGGCTTCCGTTCCGGCAAAAGAAATCAGTTGATTGCGGAAAGGCAGACCGTTTTTCTGCATGTAATAGGTTTCGCCCTCGTATTCGAACCACCCCTCATCTTGGATCAGCACGCCGGTTTCGGGGTGTAACCGATATATCGTACCGTCGGCAAAGATGGTGCCCTTTTGCAAACTTCCGTCGACGCCCATGTAGTAACGCGTATCACTGCCGAAACTGATGAACTGGTTGCGGTAAAAACGTCCGGTCGGATCTGCAAAATACTGCT
This genomic window contains:
- a CDS encoding L,D-transpeptidase family protein, with product MSKKARFFVLSLSLVLVALCLHAPKTEAVQEFPATTSEAGEKSLHSPLTESTNTAVSPSMIEAPEPLKNNSDVPTAEKVPENSINEVAPQTAVRSPANTNEESLTSKEATPSIPGDEVPKNQWVVDEDGKRYYANENGEYYKNQIITFGAIAYYMGADGSVQFGVVSYRDNLYFADPETGILQKNAGWIHWKSHTYYVKAGGTLFRNQIIGFGETVRYCMGNDGSIQYGFVMLNENLYYADPETGLLRQQAGWLEQAGKRYYVASNGQVFRNQFITFGTATKYYMGQDGSVQTGFLNLSNGLYYADPETGLVRQEAGWFVVDEKQYYSEPGGRFFRRQFITFGEKTKFYMGDNGSVQTGLLSVNGETYYAAPTSGRIALQQWVELDGKQYFADPTGRFYRNQFISFGSDTRYYMGVDGSLQKGTIFADGTIYRLHPETGVLIQDEGWFEYEGETYYMQKNGLPFRNQLISFAGTEAYYMGSDGSLQKNRFVTFNGYLYYAPENGDLYSVTGWLTKGDNTYYAMPNHTLRKNGWLSFASTYYYCQADGTLAKNTTLYVHGVPYRFDAEGIRENRSGWQTIEGKLYYFGTSGIAQTGWFSSEGKTYYAGSNGVVYRGLQTINGRKYYFDEHASRPHMRTNVYLTFNNDAYYFDETGAGTLLREIWNFRRFSYDGHRLKIKYANGNLPNVRDVGRNHVLVSITNQYMWIFNNGQLAMETPVITGKPGTPTVTGFFSVMGKARDVVLRGDDYATPVSYWIQFYPSYGIHDAGWQSGGNFYMDSDANYYVGSHGCVNVPSWRMPQVWDCTYTGMPVTVMP
- a CDS encoding oligosaccharide flippase family protein is translated as MAAIKERLSTGTKALRARGFFHIFFGNTLVKIISLSSAMLLPRILSSTTDYGLLSTIDNFNSYLILLNGMGLSTSVLRYCSLEESKEGKTAIFHFAFRWGMIFNGILLLIFLPLLFFSTVFADGTYATARMYILVACLLPSLTYGLDLVLVYMRSNFMNRAFARISVLYTLFYAGFQILFAFFAAIRGVIIGRYIAVSAIVAIGLFILHREKVLTKEPPLLSSDHKKELWRYGLGSMFANALSMIMPLNETLVINMALQDLSTTAYYKAASTVPSNIQYVALSVATFIYPYFAKNTGKTKWVKKYSLLTLAGMSVIMGTAVVVGFFASPYIIRIIYGKDYLPAVPIMQAMWVAYALNSALRIPLGNILAAMGELRFNIILSAVTCIMHFGLDWFFISNMGISGAAYALTISYALSGTASFAYLLYYCRRVRRNESL